In Halorientalis sp. LT38, a genomic segment contains:
- a CDS encoding DedA family protein: MFAGVVQSLTDTAVTLVERYGLVALFLFILLETAWITHFVPSEIVIPAVAYELVTDPASFAIFTAVLTVGAVLGSLIAYYLFGYYGDVALERYGDSRYLPTAQIERSKRFFRRYGENSLLWGRLVPVFRTPISIPAGYAGTPLPKFVVYSTVGWTCYNAVLIWLVYSGGDGRAPVTVAYGAVEPHLVGSIAWLSANPAVAAVATLAAAGSAVAVWLRTDRTDASLT, encoded by the coding sequence ATGTTCGCCGGTGTCGTCCAGTCGCTCACCGACACCGCCGTCACGCTCGTCGAGCGGTACGGGCTGGTAGCGCTCTTCCTGTTCATCCTGCTCGAGACGGCCTGGATCACCCACTTCGTCCCGAGCGAGATCGTCATCCCCGCGGTCGCCTACGAACTCGTCACCGACCCCGCCTCCTTCGCCATCTTCACCGCCGTCCTGACCGTCGGGGCGGTGCTGGGGAGTCTGATCGCGTACTACCTCTTTGGCTACTACGGCGACGTGGCACTCGAACGGTACGGGGACAGCCGCTACCTGCCCACCGCACAGATCGAGCGAAGCAAACGGTTCTTCCGTCGCTACGGCGAGAACTCCCTCCTCTGGGGACGGCTCGTCCCCGTGTTCAGGACGCCGATCTCGATCCCGGCCGGCTACGCCGGCACGCCCCTCCCGAAGTTCGTGGTCTACTCGACGGTCGGCTGGACTTGCTACAACGCGGTCCTGATCTGGCTGGTGTACTCGGGGGGCGACGGGCGGGCACCCGTCACGGTGGCCTACGGCGCGGTCGAACCCCACCTGGTCGGCTCGATCGCGTGGCTGTCGGCCAACCCGGCGGTCGCGGCGGTCGCGACCCTCGCGGCGGCGGGGTCCGCGGTCGCGGTCTGGCTGCGCACCGACCGCACCGACGCGTCGCTCACCTGA
- a CDS encoding tRNA (guanine(26)-N(2))-dimethyltransferase has translation MLVEEGDVEVEVPGEATDGKDGEVFYNPDMELNRDLTVATLRTYRDRADGDPMTYLDATAASGIRGVRAAADGWTATTCDVDPDAVALAAANFERNGLDGEAVHEDANVCMHQRGFDVVDVDPFGTPVPFADAAVRSARGLCCVTATDTAPLCGAHFESGVRKYDAVPRNTEYHAEMGLRVLLSALVRTAGKFDVAARPVFSHVSDHYARTYLQVEQGARAANALLEDLGFVDHCQHCLYRESQRGRIADPRDECPHCGHHLQTAGPIWLGAAHDPAFVAAVRERVTDEFGTADRARDLLETIEGELDVPTHYDQHRLYKRWNESAVGMDEFLTALRDAGHEASRTHYGGTTFKTTADVAEIERALA, from the coding sequence ATGCTCGTCGAGGAGGGCGACGTCGAGGTCGAGGTCCCCGGTGAGGCCACCGACGGGAAGGACGGCGAGGTGTTCTACAACCCGGATATGGAGCTCAACCGGGACCTGACGGTGGCGACGCTGCGGACCTACCGCGACCGGGCCGACGGCGACCCGATGACCTACCTCGACGCGACGGCGGCCAGCGGGATCCGCGGCGTGCGGGCGGCCGCCGACGGCTGGACGGCGACGACCTGCGACGTGGACCCCGACGCCGTCGCGCTGGCTGCGGCCAACTTCGAGCGCAACGGACTCGACGGCGAGGCCGTCCACGAGGACGCGAACGTGTGCATGCACCAGCGGGGATTCGACGTGGTGGACGTGGACCCGTTCGGGACGCCGGTCCCCTTCGCCGACGCCGCGGTCCGGAGCGCCAGGGGGCTCTGCTGCGTCACCGCGACCGACACCGCGCCGCTGTGTGGCGCCCACTTCGAGAGCGGCGTCCGGAAGTACGACGCGGTCCCGCGCAACACCGAGTACCACGCCGAGATGGGGCTCAGAGTACTCCTCTCGGCGCTGGTCCGGACCGCCGGGAAGTTCGACGTGGCCGCCCGTCCCGTGTTCAGCCACGTCTCCGACCACTACGCCCGGACCTACCTGCAGGTCGAACAGGGCGCCAGAGCCGCCAACGCGCTGCTCGAGGACCTCGGGTTCGTCGACCACTGCCAGCACTGCCTCTACCGGGAGTCCCAGCGGGGCAGGATCGCGGACCCCCGCGACGAGTGCCCCCACTGCGGCCACCACCTCCAGACCGCCGGGCCGATCTGGCTCGGCGCGGCCCACGACCCCGCGTTCGTCGCCGCCGTCCGCGAGCGCGTCACCGACGAGTTCGGGACGGCCGACCGCGCGCGAGACCTGCTCGAAACGATAGAGGGGGAACTCGACGTGCCGACCCACTACGACCAGCACCGCCTCTACAAGCGGTGGAACGAGTCGGCGGTCGGCATGGACGAATTTCTCACGGCGCTCCGGGACGCGGGCCACGAGGCCTCTCGCACCCACTACGGCGGGACGACGTTCAAGACGACGGCGGACGTGGCCGAGATCGAGCGCGCGCTGGCCTAA
- a CDS encoding YihY/virulence factor BrkB family protein, whose translation MSRNADFGGVLRAVVAAARSEQITFLAASLAYYTFVSLMPLLLLAVVVASALGGEALAASVVAQLGSVLSPAGEQVVLESLTGASGRTGATVAGVAVLVWGALKLFRGLNTAFAQVYGTTESTTLVGQMTDATVALVAVAAGVGVAAGVNVLVGYLPTRLLGALGPPISALALTITFLPLYVILPDVDVGVREALPGAVLAGGGWALLSTGFRIYAANAGSFQLYGVIGGVLLLVTWFYVGSIVLLSGVVLNAVLADRDVGNRQLQQDPGRRVAQRASMSDEHGGAPGESNDDGADGAASAPDSDAEDLEAELAALRETVEEFEDDVEDRTVHREEIEADLKRYVRGRVRRGHATGWGPYLVLLYGTAMTLGAFYFLGGGWAILAMLVIWLSTLGLYVLMVLVGVGITAAGVPGRLRDAVGRFRS comes from the coding sequence GTGTCACGGAACGCCGACTTCGGCGGGGTACTGCGGGCGGTGGTCGCGGCCGCGCGATCGGAGCAGATCACCTTCCTGGCCGCCAGCCTCGCCTACTACACGTTCGTCTCGCTGATGCCGCTCCTGTTGCTCGCCGTCGTCGTCGCCTCGGCGCTGGGCGGGGAGGCGCTGGCGGCGAGCGTGGTCGCCCAGCTCGGGAGCGTGCTCTCACCCGCCGGCGAGCAGGTGGTACTGGAGTCGCTGACCGGCGCGAGCGGGCGCACGGGCGCGACCGTCGCCGGCGTGGCCGTGCTGGTGTGGGGGGCGCTGAAGCTCTTCCGCGGCCTCAACACGGCCTTCGCGCAGGTGTACGGGACGACCGAGTCGACGACCCTCGTCGGGCAGATGACCGACGCCACCGTCGCCCTGGTGGCGGTCGCGGCCGGCGTCGGCGTCGCCGCCGGCGTGAACGTCCTCGTCGGCTACCTGCCGACCCGACTCCTCGGCGCGCTCGGCCCGCCCATCTCGGCGCTGGCGCTGACGATCACCTTCCTCCCGCTGTACGTCATCCTCCCGGACGTCGACGTCGGGGTGCGGGAGGCCCTGCCCGGCGCCGTCCTCGCGGGCGGCGGCTGGGCGCTTTTGAGCACCGGGTTCCGGATCTACGCCGCGAACGCGGGGAGTTTCCAGCTCTACGGCGTCATCGGCGGCGTCCTGCTTTTGGTGACCTGGTTCTACGTCGGCAGCATCGTCCTGCTTTCGGGCGTCGTGTTGAACGCCGTGCTGGCCGACCGCGACGTCGGCAACCGGCAACTACAACAGGATCCCGGTCGACGTGTCGCCCAACGAGCGAGTATGTCCGACGAACACGGGGGTGCGCCGGGCGAGAGCAACGACGACGGTGCGGACGGAGCGGCATCCGCACCGGACAGCGACGCGGAGGACCTCGAGGCGGAACTCGCGGCCCTCCGCGAGACGGTCGAGGAATTCGAAGACGACGTCGAGGACCGGACCGTCCACCGCGAGGAGATCGAAGCCGACCTGAAGCGGTACGTCCGGGGCAGGGTGCGCCGCGGGCACGCCACCGGCTGGGGTCCCTACCTCGTCTTGCTGTACGGCACGGCGATGACCCTCGGCGCCTTCTACTTCCTCGGCGGCGGCTGGGCCATCCTCGCCATGCTCGTGATCTGGCTGTCGACGCTGGGACTGTACGTCCTGATGGTGCTCGTCGGCGTCGGGATCACCGCGGCCGGCGTCCCCGGTCGGCTACGCGACGCCGTCGGACGCTTCCGCAGCTAA
- a CDS encoding aldo/keto reductase: MNQRELGSSGVEVSEVGFGAWVVGTDWWGDRSHEQAVGMIEHAIEQGITFFDTGDVYGHGDSEELVGEALADRRDEVTVSTKVGYDFYNNPQAGHGELPKRMDGEWIHTALDRSLERLGMDYVDVLMLHNANVDEVTPDVLEALDELREEGKVEAIGWALGPSIGWLAEATGAVEQEFDALQLVFNVFEQTPGRHAIEEVRRLDADTSILPRVPHSSGLLNEQVTPGTELGEGDHRAYRPDEWYETGWEKVDNLRFLERDGERTMGQAAIQWLLAFDEVASVTPTFRTTDDIDEWAGAPATPALSDEEFERVEELKEDNFGIDRDDGMDALRSSVGGADLEDVDKQAAGD; this comes from the coding sequence ATGAACCAGCGCGAACTCGGATCGTCGGGCGTCGAGGTCAGCGAAGTCGGCTTCGGGGCCTGGGTCGTCGGCACCGACTGGTGGGGCGACCGCAGCCACGAGCAGGCCGTCGGCATGATCGAGCACGCCATCGAGCAGGGGATCACGTTCTTCGACACCGGCGACGTCTACGGCCACGGCGACTCGGAGGAACTCGTCGGCGAGGCCCTCGCCGACCGCCGCGACGAGGTCACCGTCTCCACGAAGGTCGGCTACGACTTCTACAACAACCCCCAGGCCGGCCACGGCGAACTCCCCAAGCGGATGGACGGCGAGTGGATCCACACGGCGCTGGACCGGTCGCTCGAGAGGTTAGGGATGGACTACGTCGACGTGCTCATGCTGCACAACGCGAACGTCGACGAGGTCACCCCCGACGTGCTGGAGGCGCTCGACGAACTCCGCGAGGAAGGGAAAGTCGAGGCGATCGGCTGGGCGCTCGGCCCCTCTATCGGCTGGCTCGCCGAGGCCACCGGGGCCGTCGAGCAGGAGTTCGACGCCCTCCAGCTGGTGTTCAACGTCTTCGAGCAGACGCCGGGTCGCCACGCCATCGAGGAGGTCCGCCGGCTCGACGCCGACACCTCGATCCTCCCGCGGGTCCCCCACTCCTCCGGGCTCCTGAACGAGCAGGTCACCCCGGGCACGGAACTGGGCGAGGGCGACCACCGCGCGTACCGCCCCGACGAGTGGTACGAGACGGGCTGGGAGAAGGTGGACAATCTGCGCTTCCTCGAACGCGACGGCGAGCGAACGATGGGCCAGGCCGCCATCCAGTGGCTGCTGGCCTTCGACGAAGTGGCCAGCGTCACGCCGACCTTCCGCACCACCGACGACATCGACGAGTGGGCCGGCGCACCGGCCACGCCCGCCCTCTCCGACGAGGAGTTCGAGCGCGTCGAGGAACTGAAGGAGGACAACTTCGGCATCGACCGCGACGACGGGATGGACGCACTGCGCTCCTCGGTCGGTGGCGCGGATCTGGAAGACGTAGACAAGCAGGCGGCGGGCGACTGA
- a CDS encoding CPBP family intramembrane glutamic endopeptidase: MTDGDQAGDEDASGNGDGGGGSRTGSGPGSGGGRGVGGLLVGVFWNRREHRLRFPWRLAVAAGLLGLLVLMFGSVAVVALGDAWLGGPGGQLLSTLAVVVALPVTSYFLGRRPIRALGLDLDRQWWRDAGFGLALGVVLPTLLFGVGIAAGWVAVTDTFVTTPDAFLGFGDASVPVALAAALVFFLGVAISEELLVRGYLLTNLAEALAGFERVGVRHAIAVATLATAGLFGVLHAGNPSATLLSVTNITLFGVLLGLCYVWTGRLGIAVGVHLTWNAVVGAVYGFPVSGITVGVAVLETETTGPALLTGGSFGPEGGLLVLLALVVGLGLTAWWVRREYGDRRLRETVAVPALRGE, from the coding sequence ATGACCGACGGGGACCAGGCGGGTGACGAGGATGCGAGCGGGAACGGGGACGGGGGCGGGGGCTCGCGGACCGGGTCTGGGCCGGGAAGCGGCGGCGGTCGCGGCGTCGGTGGCCTGCTCGTCGGGGTATTCTGGAACCGTCGGGAGCACCGGCTCCGGTTCCCCTGGCGACTGGCCGTCGCCGCCGGCCTGCTCGGCCTGCTGGTCCTCATGTTCGGCTCGGTCGCCGTCGTGGCCCTCGGCGACGCCTGGCTCGGCGGCCCCGGCGGCCAGCTCCTGTCGACGCTCGCCGTCGTCGTCGCGCTCCCGGTCACGAGTTACTTCCTGGGCCGGCGACCGATCCGGGCGCTCGGCCTCGATCTCGACCGACAGTGGTGGCGCGACGCCGGCTTCGGGCTGGCGCTCGGAGTCGTCCTTCCGACCCTGCTGTTCGGTGTCGGCATCGCTGCCGGCTGGGTAGCCGTCACCGACACCTTCGTGACGACGCCCGACGCCTTCCTCGGCTTCGGCGACGCGTCGGTGCCCGTCGCCCTCGCCGCCGCTCTCGTCTTCTTCCTCGGCGTCGCCATCTCCGAGGAACTGCTCGTCCGCGGGTATCTCCTGACGAACCTGGCGGAAGCGCTGGCCGGCTTCGAGCGAGTGGGAGTCCGTCACGCCATCGCCGTCGCGACGCTCGCGACCGCCGGGCTGTTCGGCGTGCTCCACGCCGGCAACCCCAGCGCGACCCTGCTCTCGGTGACCAACATCACGCTGTTCGGGGTTTTGCTCGGGCTCTGTTACGTCTGGACCGGCCGGCTGGGGATCGCCGTCGGCGTCCACCTGACCTGGAACGCGGTCGTCGGCGCGGTGTACGGCTTCCCCGTCAGCGGGATCACCGTCGGCGTCGCGGTGCTGGAGACGGAGACGACCGGCCCCGCGCTATTGACTGGCGGCTCCTTCGGCCCCGAGGGCGGCCTGCTCGTATTGCTCGCCCTCGTCGTCGGCCTCGGGTTGACCGCCTGGTGGGTCCGGCGGGAGTACGGCGACCGGCGGCTCAGGGAGACGGTCGCCGTGCCGGCGCTGCGGGGCGAGTAA
- a CDS encoding phosphatase PAP2 family protein codes for MRVRPAVAADLPAALPDAVVVAFALVTLLGNVAAYFLLFSLLYWLGDRTPVVGHRLDRALIAQVVALGFGALALVALLKPLLALPRPPGSAAPVAVDAVPGVLRPVVAEATTIDGYGFPSGHALGSTVVYGGLGWLCASKGDRGPLYAGAAIAAAVSSSRLVVGVHYLGDVVGGIAIGLLWLALAIRFVPTPGRSFPAAGALAGVGVLVAGPTSYLLFAFGGSVGATLAWWALADRIPATARSDREALLTTVVGVATVGWLLGLVAFLGVSAMTLAPAIGLVVAALVAAPAAGVRLDAAFR; via the coding sequence GTGCGGGTCCGCCCCGCCGTGGCGGCCGACCTGCCGGCGGCGCTGCCCGACGCTGTCGTGGTCGCGTTCGCCCTGGTGACGCTGCTCGGCAACGTCGCCGCCTACTTCCTGCTGTTCTCCCTGCTGTACTGGCTCGGCGACCGGACGCCGGTCGTCGGTCACCGGCTCGATCGAGCGCTGATCGCGCAGGTCGTGGCGCTTGGCTTCGGCGCGCTGGCACTCGTGGCGCTGCTCAAACCCCTCCTCGCGCTCCCGCGGCCGCCCGGCTCCGCCGCCCCCGTCGCCGTCGACGCCGTCCCGGGCGTCCTCCGGCCGGTCGTCGCCGAGGCCACGACGATCGACGGCTACGGCTTCCCGAGCGGCCACGCGCTGGGGAGCACCGTCGTCTACGGCGGGCTCGGCTGGCTGTGCGCCTCGAAGGGCGACCGCGGACCGCTGTACGCCGGGGCCGCGATCGCGGCCGCCGTCTCCAGCTCCCGGCTCGTCGTCGGCGTCCACTACCTCGGCGACGTCGTCGGCGGGATCGCCATCGGCCTGCTCTGGCTGGCCCTCGCGATCCGGTTCGTGCCGACGCCAGGGCGTTCGTTCCCCGCCGCCGGCGCGCTGGCCGGGGTGGGCGTGCTCGTCGCCGGCCCCACGTCGTACCTGCTGTTCGCCTTCGGCGGGTCGGTAGGCGCGACCCTCGCCTGGTGGGCCCTCGCCGACCGGATCCCCGCTACTGCCCGCTCCGATCGCGAGGCGCTGCTGACGACGGTGGTGGGCGTCGCGACCGTGGGCTGGCTCCTGGGACTCGTCGCGTTCCTCGGCGTCTCGGCTATGACGCTGGCCCCGGCGATCGGCCTCGTCGTCGCCGCACTCGTGGCCGCGCCGGCCGCGGGGGTTCGGCTCGACGCCGCGTTCAGGTGA
- a CDS encoding methyl-accepting chemotaxis protein, with protein sequence MSNQDAVADEMDDVEDTLDEEAVDLDADTDHDGAAEVEAGLEELQESTEAILGRIEEIRELSSEQSEGMEAVANEISTLSASVEEIASSAEEVASASKQARDRANEGQELAAEVEESMDSLQEASERVSEDVWTIREQADEIGEIIDVITDIADQTNILALNASIEAARAGQAGDGFAVVADEVKQLAVESQQQASRVESMIDRIQTDTESAVENLSESNQEIETGVESVREAMAVLDEIGSTVQEVNQGIEEVAAATDQQAASSEEVASMVDQTAQNAEEIAAETGDIVESVGTQSTQVIEIRDGVEDVLQDL encoded by the coding sequence ATGTCCAACCAGGACGCGGTGGCGGACGAGATGGACGACGTCGAGGACACGCTGGACGAAGAGGCCGTCGACCTCGACGCGGACACGGACCACGACGGCGCGGCGGAGGTCGAAGCCGGGCTGGAGGAACTCCAGGAGTCGACCGAAGCGATCCTCGGCCGGATCGAGGAGATCCGAGAGCTGTCGAGCGAACAGTCGGAGGGGATGGAGGCCGTGGCGAACGAGATCTCGACGCTGTCGGCGTCGGTCGAAGAGATCGCCTCCTCCGCGGAGGAGGTCGCGAGCGCCAGCAAGCAGGCCCGGGACCGGGCCAACGAGGGGCAGGAACTGGCGGCCGAGGTCGAGGAGTCCATGGACTCGCTGCAGGAGGCCTCCGAGAGGGTCTCCGAAGACGTCTGGACGATCCGGGAGCAGGCCGACGAGATCGGCGAGATCATCGACGTGATCACGGACATCGCCGACCAGACGAACATCCTGGCGCTGAACGCCTCGATCGAGGCCGCCCGGGCCGGACAGGCCGGCGACGGGTTCGCCGTCGTCGCCGACGAGGTCAAGCAACTCGCCGTCGAGTCCCAGCAACAGGCCAGCAGGGTCGAGTCGATGATCGACCGGATCCAGACCGACACCGAGAGCGCGGTGGAGAACCTCTCCGAGAGCAACCAGGAGATCGAAACGGGGGTCGAATCGGTCCGCGAGGCGATGGCCGTCCTCGACGAGATCGGGTCGACGGTCCAGGAGGTCAACCAGGGGATCGAGGAAGTCGCCGCCGCGACCGATCAACAGGCCGCGAGTTCCGAGGAGGTCGCCAGCATGGTCGACCAGACGGCCCAGAACGCCGAAGAGATAGCCGCCGAGACCGGCGATATCGTCGAGTCGGTGGGCACCCAGAGCACACAGGTCATCGAGATCCGGGACGGCGTCGAAGACGTCCTGCAGGACCTGTAG
- a CDS encoding TetR/AcrR family transcriptional regulator — MSDTRDEIMSATYRALRTHGYADLTMQDIADETELSKAALHYHYDSKQELLESFLDFLYDGFTERVGDPDGETAPERLRALIDAILYPPVEDDDERVAFKTALLELKAQAPYDDGIRDRLRRFDEFLHGEFRDVLDDGIAAGTVRGDVDPDDAARFLVTTLDGASTKQVAVGQEVDCARRMLTAYIERTLTVDGDDGRVAEVDSE; from the coding sequence ATGAGCGACACGCGCGACGAGATTATGTCTGCGACCTACCGTGCGCTCCGTACCCACGGGTACGCGGATCTGACGATGCAGGACATCGCGGACGAGACCGAGTTGAGCAAGGCCGCCCTCCACTACCACTACGACAGCAAACAGGAACTGCTGGAGTCGTTTCTCGATTTCCTCTACGACGGGTTCACCGAGCGGGTGGGTGACCCGGACGGCGAGACCGCACCCGAGCGCCTGCGCGCGCTGATCGACGCGATCCTCTACCCGCCGGTCGAGGACGACGACGAGCGGGTCGCCTTCAAGACCGCGCTGCTCGAGTTGAAGGCCCAGGCCCCCTACGACGACGGGATCCGCGACCGCCTGCGCCGGTTCGACGAGTTCCTCCACGGCGAGTTCAGAGACGTCCTCGACGACGGCATCGCGGCGGGGACGGTCCGCGGGGACGTCGACCCCGACGACGCCGCCCGGTTCCTCGTCACGACGCTGGACGGCGCGAGCACGAAACAGGTCGCGGTCGGCCAGGAGGTCGACTGCGCCCGGCGGATGCTCACCGCCTACATCGAGCGGACGCTGACGGTCGACGGCGACGACGGCCGCGTCGCGGAGGTCGATTCCGAATGA
- the glnA gene encoding type I glutamate--ammonia ligase, producing MTNPNLKADGGLTADAQDVVDEIDEKNVDFLRLQFTDILGTVKNVSVPAEQAEKAFSEGIYFDGSSIEGFVRIQESDMRLVPDPDTFSVLPWRNTEEHASARLICDVINTSTGEPFEGDPRYILKQALDRAEELGYTVNAAPEPEFFLFEEDEDGRATTKTNDAGGYFDLAPKDLASDVRRDIIYGLEEMGFEIEASHHEVAQGQHEINFEYDDALTTADNVGTFRTVVRAIAAEHDLHATFMPKPIPKINGSGMHTHISLFTEDGENAFHDGDDEFDLSEEAKQFTAGILEHAPALAAVTNPTVNSYKRLVPGYEAPVYVAWSDRNRSALIRKPAARIPAASRIEARFPDPSCNPYLALAVLIHAGLDGIERGLDCPDPVRENIYEFDAEKREEYGIDTLPENLGEAIDALQDDETVFNALGDHIGEKFVEAKEQEYKEYLVDVSEWEIDRYLETF from the coding sequence ATGACAAACCCGAATCTCAAGGCTGACGGCGGGTTGACAGCAGACGCACAGGACGTGGTAGACGAGATCGACGAGAAGAACGTCGACTTCCTCCGCCTCCAGTTCACCGACATTCTGGGGACGGTCAAGAACGTGAGCGTGCCGGCCGAGCAGGCCGAGAAGGCCTTCAGCGAGGGGATCTACTTCGACGGCTCCTCGATCGAGGGCTTCGTCCGCATCCAGGAGTCGGACATGCGCCTGGTGCCGGACCCCGACACCTTCTCCGTCCTGCCGTGGCGAAATACCGAGGAACACGCGAGCGCCCGTCTCATCTGTGACGTCATCAACACGTCGACCGGCGAGCCCTTCGAGGGCGACCCGCGCTACATCCTGAAGCAGGCCCTCGACCGGGCCGAGGAACTGGGCTACACGGTCAACGCCGCCCCCGAACCCGAGTTCTTCCTGTTCGAGGAGGACGAGGACGGACGCGCGACGACCAAGACCAACGACGCCGGCGGCTACTTCGACCTCGCCCCCAAGGACCTCGCGAGCGACGTGCGCCGTGACATCATCTACGGGCTCGAAGAGATGGGCTTCGAGATCGAGGCCAGCCACCACGAGGTCGCCCAGGGTCAGCACGAGATCAACTTCGAGTACGACGACGCGCTGACGACGGCCGACAACGTCGGGACCTTCCGGACGGTCGTGCGCGCCATCGCGGCCGAACACGACCTGCACGCCACCTTCATGCCCAAGCCGATCCCGAAGATCAACGGCTCGGGGATGCACACCCACATCTCGCTTTTCACCGAGGACGGCGAGAACGCCTTCCACGACGGCGACGACGAGTTCGACCTCAGCGAGGAGGCAAAGCAGTTCACCGCCGGGATCCTCGAACACGCGCCCGCGCTCGCGGCGGTCACCAACCCGACCGTGAACTCATACAAGCGCCTGGTGCCCGGCTACGAGGCGCCCGTCTACGTCGCCTGGTCGGACCGCAACCGCTCGGCGCTGATCCGCAAGCCGGCCGCACGCATCCCGGCCGCCAGCCGGATCGAGGCCCGCTTCCCCGACCCGTCGTGTAACCCCTACCTCGCGCTGGCCGTCCTGATCCACGCCGGCCTGGACGGCATCGAGCGGGGCCTGGACTGTCCGGATCCGGTCCGGGAGAACATCTACGAGTTCGACGCGGAGAAACGCGAGGAGTACGGCATCGACACCCTCCCCGAGAACCTCGGCGAGGCCATCGATGCCCTCCAGGACGACGAGACGGTGTTCAACGCGCTCGGCGACCACATCGGCGAGAAGTTCGTCGAGGCCAAAGAACAGGAGTACAAGGAGTACCTCGTCGACGTCTCCGAGTGGGAGATCGACCGCTACCTCGAGACGTTCTGA
- the lrp gene encoding HTH-type transcriptional regulator Lrp — translation MTYENLDRKLVNALLGDGRASLRSLGEELDVSVTTVSNHLKELEGNDIITGYTPKVDYDALGYDVTAVVQLKVEGSALPDVTDRLQEHKQMISVYEVTGDYDIIAIGKFTDTDGMNDQIKELLVDPEIKESNTSVVLNAASEHEQFTLDLE, via the coding sequence ATGACGTACGAAAATCTGGACCGAAAGTTGGTGAATGCCCTGCTGGGCGACGGACGCGCGAGTCTCCGGAGTCTCGGGGAGGAGCTGGACGTGTCGGTCACGACCGTCTCGAATCACCTCAAAGAGCTCGAAGGAAACGACATCATCACCGGGTACACCCCCAAGGTCGACTACGACGCGCTGGGCTACGACGTGACCGCGGTCGTCCAGCTGAAAGTCGAGGGGTCGGCCCTCCCCGACGTGACCGACCGGCTCCAGGAGCACAAGCAGATGATCTCCGTCTACGAGGTCACCGGCGACTACGACATCATCGCCATCGGCAAGTTCACCGACACCGACGGCATGAACGACCAGATCAAGGAGCTGCTGGTCGACCCCGAGATCAAGGAGTCCAACACCAGCGTCGTGCTCAACGCCGCCAGCGAACACGAGCAGTTCACGCTCGACCTGGAGTAG